The Candidatus Poribacteria bacterium genome segment AAGCCGGGCGGCGTAGCGATGAATCTGCATACCGATCAGTGGTGGATGCCGCCACCGACCCGGCGTGATCGCTCTCCACTTCCCGTTGGGTCAATTACACGGGAACGTCGAGATGTTGATGACACCGGTCCACCGCCGATGATTGCGCCAGCCGTCGTTGCCAACGTTATGTGGATGTTGGTTGATTTCACCGCTGACAACGGTGGCACTCGCCTCGTACCCCGAAGCCATTTGACGGGACGGCACCCAGACAAAGAACTGGATAAGGATGTTGAACCGATTGCTGCGGAAGGTCCCGCCGGTACAGCGATGGTGTTCGATGGTCGTATGTGGCACGGGACAGGCGCGAATGTGAGTGACGGACCGCGACTAGGGGTGTTGTCAACATTCTGCGGCCCCCAATTCCGGACGCAAGAGAATCTCACCGTCGGCACATCAAAAGAGGTCTTGGAGAACGCACCGCCGGAGCTGCTGGCGTTGCTCGGCTTTAAGGTGTGGAACGCCTATGGCCGCGTCGAAAGTCCCGCCGTTGATTTCATAGCCCCTGACGAGACATCTCTGGGGGAATTACGCCCGGAGTAATTCTAAAAAAATAGCTCATATTAAGAATTGCATAACAGAAACCGAGTTTTTGCCAAAAACTCGGTTTCTTTTTAGATGAACCAGAAAGAGTTAGTAGAAATACCGGATTCCCTACCAACTCGACACCCAACGCTCACGATTCGCAACCGGTGGATGGACAGCAACACCGCCCCCTAGATGTGACTCATAAATACCAAATCCGATCTCCGTCCCCAGCATCGTCGCCCGCAGATTGCTGACTCCCGGTCTCCCTGTTCTTATCGACTCCACCAACTCACGGACCTTGCGCTCGGTGCCGCTCCACGGCGTTACCGGCTCGACTTCAATCGGATCGTAGGCACGCTGTTGTTCCTCGCTTTTACGCACAGACAAAGATTCGCCATCGTTCTGGATCCGGATAATCCCCGCCTCGCAAACCAGTTCATACTCCCGGCTTGCTCCGGTCGCTGCTGCATGGAGAGTCGTCCCGTTATCAAATTCGACATACGCCGACAGGATGGCTGTATCGCGCACGAACCGCATATTGGCGGTATCTCCTTCGGCGTGATGCAGTTCTCCTAGCGTTCCACGGATGGAGACCGGTTCGGGATCGTCCAATAGATAAAGAAGCGTGTCAAGAAAGTGTCCGCCGATGCTGTTGCCAGCGAACCCAATCACCGACCGAACCGCCCCCAACGCCCCACTATGAGCAATACTGTGTGCTTGTCGGTAGATCGACCAGTTTCGACGCATCGGTCCGAATTCAAGGAAGACACCGTTTCGCTCAAACGCCTCATTGATGGCATCTGCCTCAAGGAGTGAACAGCACAGCGGTTTCTCGGCATACATACCTTTGACACCGTGCTCCGCCCCGTAAATCATCGCCTCAGCGTGCTGCTCTGGGCGGGTTGTAATACTGAGGATATCGGGTTTCTCCACATCAATTAACTCGCGATGATCCGCATATCCCCGCGGCACGTTCCAACGTTCTTGAAACGCCCTCCGCTTCTCCTCCACGATATCGCACGCGGCGACCATTTCTGTCTCCTCAACGACCGCATAGCCGCCCGCATGGCAGTAGGGTAACATTAGACCGCTGCGGTAGGGTCCCTGTTTCCTTTTTGCTATCTGTTCGTCCTCAATGGTATTCGCCATGCGCCCACAACCGATGATACCGACTTTTAGTTTCATTACGAACCTCCTTCTGAAAGGAAAGTTAGAGATTTAAGGATTTACGTCAAGTCGCTCGTTAAAACCAAGATTTCACATTGGTGTACGCTGGGCCAAGGGTCAGGCGTTTCAATGCCTTCCAAGAGCAATAGGATGGTGTTGAGTCCCTGTTGTAACGGTGGATTATCGAACACAAGCCACTGTTGACCCTGACTGTTTGTCACTGTCCGACTCGGCGTGAAGGGGAGGACCTTTCCGTTGACCTCAAAGTGGATGCGGTCCAGCGAATCTTCAAAATCTTCCATGCGCAGCCTAAGCTCGGTCTTCCCGATTCTCCCTTCGGCTTTTCCACCGTCAATGGCATCGTGAACGATAAGGCGCATCGCGTGCTCAGGACCTGCCCCTCTGCCCATGAGTGCCAACTTACGCGGCACTTGGAGGCGGTGATCTGCT includes the following:
- a CDS encoding phytanoyl-CoA dioxygenase family protein, translated to MTSTTKNVLPQPTTDLNLAKTHLDEFGYCLLANALSPKQVEALRTRLIEQAAAEKQQGLAHEDGGKEKDSGINQRVWMLINKGEIFHEPLLHKDVHDLIGHVLGEQYLLSCYTANIAKPGGVAMNLHTDQWWMPPPTRRDRSPLPVGSITRERRDVDDTGPPPMIAPAVVANVMWMLVDFTADNGGTRLVPRSHLTGRHPDKELDKDVEPIAAEGPAGTAMVFDGRMWHGTGANVSDGPRLGVLSTFCGPQFRTQENLTVGTSKEVLENAPPELLALLGFKVWNAYGRVESPAVDFIAPDETSLGELRPE
- a CDS encoding Gfo/Idh/MocA family oxidoreductase; the protein is MKLKVGIIGCGRMANTIEDEQIAKRKQGPYRSGLMLPYCHAGGYAVVEETEMVAACDIVEEKRRAFQERWNVPRGYADHRELIDVEKPDILSITTRPEQHAEAMIYGAEHGVKGMYAEKPLCCSLLEADAINEAFERNGVFLEFGPMRRNWSIYRQAHSIAHSGALGAVRSVIGFAGNSIGGHFLDTLLYLLDDPEPVSIRGTLGELHHAEGDTANMRFVRDTAILSAYVEFDNGTTLHAAATGASREYELVCEAGIIRIQNDGESLSVRKSEEQQRAYDPIEVEPVTPWSGTERKVRELVESIRTGRPGVSNLRATMLGTEIGFGIYESHLGGGVAVHPPVANRERWVSSW